The following DNA comes from archaeon BMS3Bbin15.
GTGGTTGTAGAATAGCGATGCATATAATCACTTATCCTTTCTACAGCCTTTTGACTATATACGGCAAATAGAGGTTCCAGAACACCAGTACTCCATACAGGCAGAACGGCCTCTACATTCTGTGCCTTTTTAAAAAGGATATCTATAGCTTCTGGTTTTATAAATGGAATATCAGTTGATGTGACAAGAAAATATTCTCCTTCTATATTCCTGGCTCCGGTTAATATGCCTCTAAGAGGTCCCCTGGAAAAATCTTCTGCCATATCTACAACAAATTCAGTAATATCATCCTTCAAAAATCTGTATTTTCTTATTCTTTCCTCACTGTCAACACATATAAATACTCTATCAACACTCTCACTGAGGGCACTATGTACATGCTTTATAAGAACTTCACCATTTAATTCTGCAAGTGCTTTATCACTACCAAAGCGTTCTGCCTTTCCACCAGCCAGAATAATTCCTGATTTCAACTTATGTCACCTGATTGTCTTTATCATATTCAGGCAAGAAGACCCACCTCCTTCAGGGGTGGGATGAATTGCCCCATTACAATTTCAAAACTGTATTCCTTTTCCATATTTTACCAACTCCACCTTCTTAACATTGGTGTTAATAATTTCACCTGCTTTGGTTACCAATCTGACCCATTTACCATAACTGGATACTCCTTTTACTTTACACAGGATTTCCTTATATCTCACCAGATCGTTGGGCTGTAATTTATATCTCTGTCGTCTTATAGATGGTTTATGCCCTTTTCGATTGGTTTGAATACTCCGGTTATTTCGCCTAGTTTGTGTGGCCATATCTGGTATTGTTCTGCTCTGGGTTGTTCCACCAGCGATTACAAAAGCATCGTTCACATGGTTCTTCTCCAAGCCTAATTTAATCCTGTCATGCTTGGTGATATATCCATAAGTCCAAGCACATTTTAGGGTATTCACTACCTTTTTTCTAACGATATTCATAAACGCAGTTGATTTTAATGTCTGATTTGCTTTCTTCTGTATTTCTGGATATCCGAACTCTGCTGCTGTCTTGTCACATTTTTTCTGATTGCATCTATGGCATGCTAAAGTTAAATTTGAAACTCTGTTTGTTCCTCCTCTGATTTTAGGGATTATATGTTCAATTTCCAGAGGAAGATTATTTTTACCACAATAAGCACATTTATGTTTCCACTTCTCCAGCAGATATTCTCTCACTTCATACCCCTGTAACTCGCCCTGCTGGTATTCTACACCCTTAATCTCTGTTTTGTTCATCTTCTGCTGGTCAAACTTTGCCACCTCTATGGTGATTTTTGTTATGGGTAATATCTTCTTCAGTTTTTCTATCAATCTGAGATGTGTCTCAAGTTTATGCTGAATACTGGGTGCTAACCAACCTTCAGGTTTGCTACGATTATTAAATCTTGATTTTCTGTGCCATAATCTATTCCTTCGAGCTCGCCTGTAACTTCTTCTCTGCTTTAACAACTTTGAGATTCTTTTTCTCAGGGTTAATTCACCTGATAGTAATTCCTTTTTCTCTGTTGTTGCACTGAAACCTATGGTTGAATATCCAGCATCTATGCCAAGCTCTATATCTTGTTTATATTTTCCAGTTAAGTAACACAACTGTATAGTAAATGGTGTTCGCTGAATCACTGTGGCTTTTCCTTGTTTGAGTAAAATCCTTGCCTTTCCTGGTGTTGTGGGCATCAGAGGTTTTCCATGCATATTTATGACAGGGACGCTTAACACCTGTCCACTCTTGCCAGAGTGTTGGCCCTCATCGGAGTTGTATTAGCCAGTACTGTGCGAGGCACACTGGACTTTTGTCTCTGTTTAATACCCCACTTACAGAGCAGGGGACTTGAGGAGCATCCTCTGGTGTGTTCTGAAACTCTACCAATAACTTCTGCATATTTAATGCCTCCTAATCAACCTGTTACCCTC
Coding sequences within:
- the mobA_2 gene encoding molybdenum cofactor guanylyltransferase, producing the protein MKSGIILAGGKAERFGSDKALAELNGEVLIKHVHSALSESVDRVFICVDSEERIRKYRFLKDDITEFVVDMAEDFSRGPLRGILTGARNIEGEYFLVTSTDIPFIKPEAIDILFKKAQNVEAVLPVWSTGVLEPLFAVYSQKAVERISDYMHRYSTTTGKNPWAIDLIRSLDKISLIEVRNIDSTLGSFININTKDVLESLNYTGAEKADKHVRGNGSDRILENKPASNFFRKGIEYEIRACIDSDKSLYNAAAQYFRKEADFYYRNDILFLAARAGMSEYLCYERAAQLSKNEYSSLFQRIGIRKKKT
- the cas9_7 gene encoding CRISPR-associated endonuclease Cas9: MHGKPLMPTTPGKARILLKQGKATVIQRTPFTIQLCYLTGKYKQDIELGIDAGYSTIGFSATTEKKELLSGELTLRKRISKLLKQRRSYRRARRNRLWHRKSRFNNRSKPEGWLAPSIQHKLETHLRLIEKLKKILPITKITIEVAKFDQQKMNKTEIKGVEYQQGELQGYEVREYLLEKWKHKCAYCGKNNLPLEIEHIIPKIRGGTNRVSNLTLACHRCNQKKCDKTAAEFGYPEIQKKANQTLKSTAFMNIVRKKVVNTLKCAWTYGYITKHDRIKLGLEKNHVNDAFVIAGGTTQSRTIPDMATQTRRNNRSIQTNRKGHKPSIRRQRYKLQPNDLVRYKEILCKVKGVSSYGKWVRLVTKAGEIINTNVKKVELVKYGKGIQF